The Mesorhizobium loti genome includes a region encoding these proteins:
- a CDS encoding 3-deoxy-D-manno-octulosonic acid transferase, whose protein sequence is MSGFWARTMLSAYRFAGAAAYPLVGPYVAWRTSQGKEDRNRRRERYGVAGRARPDGPVIWIHAASVGETIAVVPLVESILDYGVNIVLTTGTVTSAQVADERLGDRIIHQYVPLDLKPAVSRFLDHWQPDLAIIAESEIWPMTILELGARRVPQVLVNGRLSDRSFKSWKKRANIAEALFENLAHVVAQSDVDGERFLALGARPVTVSGNLKVDTSPPPVDERALATLRRQIGARPTWAAISTHDGEEVVAAEVHATLHKRHHGLLTIVVPRHPDRAEALAAQISGMGLKVARRSKGDRIAADTDILLGDTIGEMGLYLRLTEIAFVGRSLTSEGGQNPLEPAMLDTAVLAGRNVQNFREAYQRLLDSGGAKLVRDRDMLAGAVNFLLTNEVARHEMMAAGVATVDEMRGALARTLKSLEPYIQPLVVKSRLKGANGR, encoded by the coding sequence ATGAGCGGTTTCTGGGCGCGAACCATGCTGTCGGCATATCGTTTTGCCGGTGCCGCCGCCTATCCGCTGGTCGGACCCTATGTCGCCTGGCGCACCTCGCAGGGCAAGGAAGACCGCAACCGCCGCCGCGAGCGCTATGGCGTCGCCGGTCGCGCGCGCCCCGACGGGCCGGTGATCTGGATCCATGCCGCGAGCGTCGGTGAGACAATAGCCGTCGTGCCGCTGGTCGAAAGCATTCTCGACTATGGTGTCAACATCGTGCTGACGACCGGCACGGTCACCTCGGCGCAGGTTGCCGACGAGCGGCTCGGCGATCGCATCATCCACCAATATGTGCCGCTTGACCTCAAGCCGGCAGTCAGCCGGTTCCTCGATCACTGGCAGCCGGATTTGGCGATCATCGCCGAATCCGAGATCTGGCCGATGACCATCCTCGAGCTTGGTGCGCGCCGCGTGCCGCAGGTGCTGGTCAATGGCAGGCTGTCCGACCGCTCGTTCAAGTCGTGGAAGAAACGGGCCAACATCGCCGAGGCGTTGTTCGAGAACCTGGCTCATGTGGTGGCGCAGTCGGATGTCGATGGCGAGCGGTTTCTCGCGCTCGGCGCGCGGCCGGTCACCGTGTCCGGCAATCTCAAGGTCGATACCTCGCCGCCGCCGGTCGACGAACGGGCGCTGGCAACGCTGCGGCGGCAGATCGGCGCGCGCCCGACCTGGGCGGCGATCTCGACCCATGACGGCGAGGAGGTGGTCGCCGCGGAAGTCCACGCGACGCTGCACAAGCGTCACCATGGTCTTCTGACGATCGTCGTTCCGCGCCATCCCGATCGCGCCGAGGCGCTTGCGGCACAGATTTCCGGCATGGGCCTGAAGGTTGCGCGGCGCAGCAAGGGCGACAGGATCGCTGCCGACACCGACATCTTGCTTGGCGATACGATCGGCGAGATGGGGCTCTATCTCCGGCTGACCGAAATCGCCTTCGTCGGCCGCTCGCTGACCTCCGAGGGTGGCCAGAACCCGCTGGAGCCGGCCATGCTCGACACGGCGGTTCTCGCCGGGCGCAATGTGCAGAATTTTCGCGAGGCCTACCAGCGTTTGCTCGACAGCGGCGGCGCCAAGCTGGTGCGCGATCGCGACATGCTGGCCGGCGCCGTCAATTTCCTCCTGACCAACGAAGTGGCGCGCCACGAGATGATGGCGGCGGGTGTGGCGACCGTCGACGAGATGCGCGGTGCGCTGGCGCGCACGCTGAAATCGCTTGAGCCCTACATCCAGCCGCTGGTCGTCAAGTCGCGCCTGAAGGGCGCGAACGGGCGCTAG
- a CDS encoding DUF374 domain-containing protein, with translation MEHDLAKGPASEAAPTGRGRSRTTKAFWRKIRQPLAQSRFVKNAIASLFAQFVRFVRLTNRLVEGSARFSGGAYTEFEPGIIALWHGQHLLTPAYYPKRKPLVAMVSRSADAELNALMLEKFGIEAVRGSGGRENARHLDKGGAKALIALKKSLSAGKNVAMIADIPHGTPRDAGLGIVLLARLSGRPLLPVAITTSRRKVLEKSWDKTTINLPFGRSSIVIGTPIFVAAGADEAEMERKRQEVTVALNAATAEAYRLVDAPR, from the coding sequence ATGGAGCATGATCTGGCGAAAGGGCCAGCGAGCGAGGCCGCCCCCACCGGCAGGGGACGCAGCCGCACGACCAAGGCCTTTTGGCGCAAGATTCGCCAACCGCTGGCGCAGTCACGATTCGTCAAGAACGCCATCGCCAGCCTGTTCGCCCAGTTCGTCCGGTTCGTGCGCCTCACCAATCGCCTCGTCGAAGGATCGGCGCGGTTTTCAGGCGGGGCTTATACCGAGTTCGAGCCGGGCATCATCGCCCTGTGGCACGGCCAGCATCTGCTGACGCCAGCCTACTACCCCAAGCGCAAGCCGCTGGTCGCCATGGTCTCGCGTAGCGCCGATGCCGAGCTCAACGCGTTGATGCTGGAGAAATTCGGCATCGAGGCGGTGCGCGGTTCGGGTGGGCGTGAAAACGCCAGGCATCTCGACAAGGGCGGGGCAAAAGCGCTTATCGCCCTGAAAAAGTCGCTCAGTGCCGGCAAGAACGTCGCCATGATAGCAGACATCCCGCATGGTACGCCGCGAGACGCAGGACTTGGTATCGTTCTGCTGGCGCGGCTCTCCGGTCGGCCGTTGCTGCCTGTCGCCATCACCACCAGCCGCCGCAAGGTGCTGGAGAAGAGCTGGGACAAGACCACCATAAACCTGCCGTTCGGCCGCTCGTCGATCGTCATTGGCACGCCGATCTTCGTGGCGGCCGGCGCCGATGAAGCCGAAATGGAGCGCAAGCGCCAGGAAGTGACCGTCGCGCTCAACGCCGCGACCGCCGAGGCCTACCGTCTCGTGGATGCTCCGCGATGA
- a CDS encoding DUF4170 domain-containing protein gives MAAEDGKKQLLHLVFGGELKKLGGTEFRDLDGLDIVGIYPDYQSAHTAWKAKAQASVDNAHMRYFVVHLHRLLDPDDKAAG, from the coding sequence ATGGCCGCGGAAGACGGAAAGAAACAGCTTTTGCATCTGGTGTTCGGTGGCGAACTGAAGAAGCTTGGCGGCACCGAATTCCGCGATCTCGACGGGCTCGACATTGTCGGCATCTATCCCGACTATCAATCCGCGCACACGGCGTGGAAAGCCAAGGCGCAAGCCAGCGTGGACAACGCCCACATGCGTTATTTCGTCGTTCATCTGCACCGGCTGCTCGACCCCGACGACAAGGCTGCCGGTTGA
- a CDS encoding 3'(2'),5'-bisphosphate nucleotidase CysQ, with protein sequence MPEHDLITAGATEDLPLLRDAAREAGVIAMRYFGNSPQVWMKGGTSPVSEADHAADAYLRETLLAARPDYGWLSEETVDDPVRLSARRTFVVDPIDGTRGFLEGQRTWCVSVAVVEQGRTLAGVLECPAMEETYWALPGQGAFRNGKRIAVRKLGDTAEISGLKQLTDLMPAEWQARLKRAPYSPSLAYRLAMIANGALDATFVKPNAHDWDIAAADLILREAGGQLLDQHGRAPLYAGEVTRHGALAAGSGELLAVLAGVIAGLDA encoded by the coding sequence TTGCCGGAGCATGACCTCATCACTGCCGGGGCCACCGAAGACTTGCCGTTGCTGCGCGATGCCGCCCGCGAGGCAGGGGTCATCGCCATGCGCTACTTCGGCAACAGCCCACAAGTCTGGATGAAGGGCGGCACGTCGCCGGTGAGCGAGGCCGACCATGCCGCCGACGCCTATCTGCGCGAAACGCTGCTGGCAGCGCGGCCGGACTATGGCTGGCTGTCGGAAGAGACAGTCGACGATCCGGTTCGGCTTTCGGCACGCCGCACCTTCGTCGTCGACCCGATCGACGGCACGCGCGGTTTCCTGGAAGGCCAGCGCACCTGGTGCGTCAGCGTTGCCGTCGTCGAGCAGGGCCGCACGCTGGCCGGCGTGCTGGAATGCCCGGCGATGGAGGAGACCTATTGGGCGCTGCCTGGCCAGGGCGCCTTCCGCAACGGCAAACGCATCGCGGTGCGCAAGCTGGGGGATACGGCCGAGATTTCCGGGCTGAAGCAGCTGACAGACCTGATGCCGGCCGAATGGCAGGCGCGGCTGAAGCGGGCGCCCTACAGCCCTTCGCTCGCCTATCGGTTGGCCATGATCGCCAATGGCGCGCTGGATGCCACTTTCGTCAAGCCGAACGCGCATGACTGGGACATTGCTGCGGCCGATCTCATCCTTCGCGAAGCCGGCGGCCAATTGCTCGACCAGCATGGTCGCGCCCCGCTCTACGCGGGCGAAGTGACCCGCCACGGTGCGCTTGCCGCCGGCAGCGGTGAATTGCTGGCCGTGCTCGCCGGCGTCATCGCTGGGCTGGATGCGTGA
- a CDS encoding TldD/PmbA family protein — MTDISDAAKLTDRVAALVEAAKKAGADAADAVAVRGRSTGVSVRLGKVEGTESSESEDVALRVFVGGRVASVSATAASDPKVLAERAVAMAKVSPQDPYQGLADPALLSKQTRDLDLFDATEVSADQLKEAALAAEAAALAVKGVTNSAGASAGAGLGGLVLATSHGFLGHYVGSRFSRSASVIAGEGTGMERDYEFSSRQHFADLDAPEDIGRKAGERAVRRIGARKAATGPVDVVFDPRVARGIAGHLAGAINGASVARKTSFLRDMMGKQVAASAITVTDEPLRLRGQASRPFDGEGVEGEKLLMVEKGVLNHWFLSTSAARELGLVTNGRGARGGSSVSPSSTNLAIEPGERSPEELIKSLKTGFYVTEVFGQGVDMVTGEYSRGASGFWIENGELAYPVAEVTIASNLKTMFLNMVPASDLDRNFGTAAPTLLIEGMTLAGA, encoded by the coding sequence ATGACCGATATATCAGACGCAGCAAAATTGACCGACCGCGTCGCGGCTCTGGTCGAGGCTGCCAAAAAGGCCGGCGCCGATGCCGCCGACGCGGTGGCTGTGCGCGGCCGCTCGACCGGCGTGTCGGTGCGTCTCGGCAAGGTCGAGGGCACCGAATCGTCCGAGAGCGAGGATGTCGCGCTGCGCGTCTTCGTCGGCGGTCGGGTGGCAAGTGTCTCGGCGACAGCGGCCTCGGATCCGAAGGTGCTGGCCGAGCGCGCCGTGGCGATGGCAAAGGTGTCGCCGCAGGACCCCTATCAGGGGCTGGCCGACCCGGCATTGCTCTCCAAACAGACGCGCGATCTCGACCTGTTCGACGCCACCGAAGTCTCGGCCGACCAGTTGAAGGAGGCAGCCCTGGCGGCGGAAGCGGCCGCCCTTGCCGTCAAGGGCGTGACCAATTCGGCCGGCGCCAGCGCCGGTGCCGGCCTGGGTGGTCTGGTGCTGGCCACCTCGCACGGCTTCCTCGGCCATTATGTGGGTTCGCGTTTCTCGCGCTCGGCCAGCGTCATCGCTGGCGAGGGCACGGGCATGGAGCGCGATTATGAATTCTCCTCGCGCCAGCATTTTGCCGATCTCGATGCGCCCGAGGATATTGGCCGCAAGGCCGGCGAACGCGCCGTGCGCCGCATTGGCGCGCGCAAGGCGGCGACCGGACCGGTAGACGTGGTGTTCGACCCGCGTGTCGCGCGCGGCATCGCCGGCCATCTTGCCGGCGCCATCAACGGCGCCTCGGTCGCGCGCAAGACCTCGTTCCTGCGCGACATGATGGGCAAGCAGGTGGCTGCGTCCGCCATCACCGTCACCGACGAGCCGCTCAGGCTGCGTGGCCAGGCCTCGCGTCCGTTCGACGGCGAAGGCGTCGAAGGCGAAAAGCTGTTGATGGTCGAGAAGGGCGTACTCAACCACTGGTTCCTGTCGACATCGGCCGCGCGGGAACTGGGCCTCGTCACCAATGGGCGCGGCGCGCGCGGCGGTTCTTCCGTCTCGCCATCCTCCACCAATCTCGCCATCGAGCCTGGCGAGCGGTCGCCGGAAGAGCTGATCAAATCGCTCAAGACCGGATTCTACGTCACCGAGGTGTTCGGCCAGGGTGTCGATATGGTCACCGGTGAATACAGCCGTGGCGCCTCGGGCTTCTGGATCGAGAATGGTGAACTGGCCTATCCGGTCGCCGAGGTCACGATCGCCTCGAACCTGAAGACCATGTTCCTCAACATGGTGCCGGCAAGCGATCTCGACCGCAATTTCGGCACCGCGGCCCCGACGCTCCTGATCGAAGGCATGACCCTTGCCGGAGCATGA
- a CDS encoding dioxygenase has product MTPFHLAFPVRDLDETRVFYGEVLGCAIGRSSATWVDFDLFGHQMSAHLRPQAAQAPSDGKVDGIVVPIPHFGAVLLMDDWQRLATRLEARDDIDWLERPMVRFKDEPGEQATLFIRDPSGNALEFKGFRSLEQVFAH; this is encoded by the coding sequence ATGACGCCTTTCCATCTCGCCTTCCCGGTCCGTGATCTCGATGAAACCCGCGTTTTCTATGGCGAGGTGCTGGGCTGCGCGATCGGCCGCTCGTCGGCGACCTGGGTGGACTTCGACCTGTTCGGCCACCAGATGTCGGCGCATCTGCGGCCGCAGGCCGCACAGGCGCCCAGCGACGGCAAGGTCGACGGCATTGTCGTGCCGATCCCGCATTTTGGCGCCGTGCTCTTGATGGACGACTGGCAGCGCCTGGCGACGCGACTGGAGGCGCGCGACGACATCGACTGGCTGGAACGGCCGATGGTCCGCTTCAAGGACGAGCCCGGCGAACAGGCAACACTGTTCATCCGCGACCCCTCGGGCAATGCCTTGGAATTCAAGGGCTTTCGTTCGCTGGAGCAGGTTTTCGCGCACTAA
- a CDS encoding FAD-binding oxidoreductase — protein MAAQETVEIAIVGAGVVGLATALRLAADGREVLLIDPNEPGSGASSGNAGTIAEYACMPVGTPAVLRALPKLLLNPDSPFSLRWPALLQLAPWLVRFMRQSLPAATRANALALAGLLADALPAWEEMAGAADLGGLLRRNGCLYLYRRESDFAAGAGGRAMRAGFGIHQEILKSDEVAALEPGLPASGTRGLYFPDSMNVTDPKAVMQRLLGAATARGVSVTQAEITGLQVEAGGVQLRGPGFRIKAGTVVIAAGARSRALAAQAGDRIPLETERGYHLEFQIDAPLLTRPVCPVDLGFYLTPMTGRLRVAGTVELGGLTAPPNPRRLALLDRGVRQIFPKLGSPSSQWLGFRPSLPDSRPVIGPSYGSSRVIHAFGHGHLGLTLAPITARLVADLIGGRGDPARLAPFAADRFGR, from the coding sequence GTGGCAGCACAGGAAACCGTTGAAATCGCCATTGTCGGCGCTGGCGTGGTGGGGCTGGCGACGGCGCTCCGCCTTGCCGCGGATGGCCGCGAGGTCCTGCTCATCGACCCCAACGAGCCTGGCTCCGGCGCCTCATCAGGCAATGCCGGAACGATTGCCGAATACGCTTGCATGCCGGTCGGCACGCCTGCCGTGCTGCGCGCTTTGCCAAAGCTGCTGCTTAATCCCGACAGCCCGTTTTCGCTGCGCTGGCCGGCACTGCTGCAGCTGGCGCCATGGCTGGTCCGGTTCATGCGGCAATCGCTGCCGGCGGCGACCCGGGCCAATGCGCTGGCGCTTGCCGGACTGCTGGCCGACGCCTTGCCGGCCTGGGAGGAAATGGCTGGGGCGGCCGACCTCGGCGGTCTGCTGCGCCGCAATGGCTGCCTCTACCTCTATCGCCGCGAAAGTGATTTTGCCGCCGGGGCCGGTGGCCGGGCCATGCGCGCCGGCTTCGGCATTCACCAGGAGATTTTGAAGTCCGACGAGGTGGCAGCACTCGAGCCCGGCCTGCCGGCGAGCGGGACGCGTGGGCTGTACTTCCCGGATTCGATGAATGTCACCGACCCGAAGGCGGTGATGCAGAGATTGCTGGGCGCAGCCACCGCCCGTGGTGTGTCGGTGACGCAAGCTGAGATTACCGGGCTGCAGGTCGAGGCAGGCGGTGTCCAGCTCCGCGGCCCCGGCTTTCGCATCAAGGCGGGTACGGTGGTGATCGCCGCCGGTGCGCGCTCGCGCGCGCTGGCTGCGCAAGCCGGCGACAGGATTCCGCTCGAGACCGAGCGCGGCTATCACCTGGAATTCCAGATCGACGCGCCGCTGCTGACCAGGCCGGTCTGCCCCGTCGATCTCGGTTTCTACCTGACGCCGATGACTGGCCGCTTGCGGGTCGCCGGAACCGTAGAGCTCGGCGGGCTCACCGCGCCGCCAAATCCGCGCCGGCTGGCGCTGCTCGACCGTGGCGTCAGGCAAATCTTTCCCAAGCTCGGCTCACCGTCGTCGCAATGGCTCGGCTTCCGGCCGTCCCTGCCGGATTCCCGACCGGTCATCGGCCCTTCATACGGCAGTTCCCGGGTGATCCATGCTTTCGGTCATGGCCATCTCGGCCTGACGCTCGCCCCGATCACGGCGCGGCTGGTCGCGGACCTGATCGGCGGACGCGGCGATCCCGCGCGCCTCGCACCCTTTGCGGCGGATCGTTTCGGTCGTTGA
- the genX gene encoding EF-P lysine aminoacylase GenX: MTEASPWWTPHVHADRRPRLMLRNAIAAGLRDWFAAHDFIEVETAALQVSPGNEAHLAAFATQAIGPDGARSPLYLHTSPEFACKKLLAAGEQRIFSFGPVYRNRERGPLHHPEFTMLEWYRVGEVYESLMQDCAAFLVLAATRAGATRFSFRGRDCDPFAEPERLTVADAFTHYSGIDLLATVAADGSTDRDALYAALIRAGLRTAPDDSWADLFSRVMVEKIEPFLGQGRATILCEYPVAEAALARPSPRDPRVAERFELYCCGVELANGFGELTDAEEQRRRFIIEMDEKQRIYGERYPLDEDFLAALAIMPPASGIALGFDRLVMLATGAQKIEDVIWTPVA; encoded by the coding sequence ATGACCGAAGCTTCGCCCTGGTGGACGCCGCATGTCCATGCCGACCGCCGCCCGCGGCTGATGCTGCGCAACGCCATTGCCGCCGGCCTGCGCGACTGGTTTGCTGCCCATGATTTCATCGAGGTGGAAACGGCCGCTCTGCAGGTCTCGCCTGGCAACGAGGCGCATCTGGCGGCTTTCGCCACGCAAGCGATCGGGCCGGACGGCGCGCGGTCGCCGCTCTATCTCCACACCTCGCCGGAATTCGCCTGCAAGAAGCTGCTCGCCGCCGGTGAGCAGCGCATTTTCAGCTTTGGTCCGGTCTACCGCAACCGCGAGCGCGGGCCCTTGCACCATCCTGAATTCACCATGCTGGAATGGTACCGGGTGGGCGAAGTCTATGAGAGCCTGATGCAGGATTGCGCGGCCTTTCTGGTGCTGGCCGCGACGAGGGCAGGGGCGACGCGCTTTTCCTTCCGGGGCCGCGACTGCGATCCGTTCGCCGAGCCGGAACGGCTGACGGTGGCGGACGCTTTCACCCACTATTCCGGCATCGATCTGCTGGCCACGGTCGCCGCCGACGGCAGCACCGACCGCGATGCGCTGTACGCCGCCTTGATCCGCGCCGGCCTGCGCACCGCGCCCGACGATAGTTGGGCCGACCTGTTCAGCCGGGTCATGGTGGAAAAAATCGAACCGTTTCTCGGACAGGGGCGGGCGACCATCCTGTGCGAATATCCGGTGGCGGAGGCGGCATTGGCGCGGCCGAGCCCGCGCGACCCGCGCGTCGCCGAGCGTTTCGAGCTCTATTGCTGCGGCGTCGAGCTCGCCAACGGCTTTGGCGAACTCACCGACGCCGAGGAGCAGCGCCGGCGCTTCATCATCGAGATGGACGAGAAACAACGCATCTATGGCGAGCGTTATCCGCTGGACGAGGATTTTCTCGCCGCCCTCGCCATCATGCCGCCGGCCAGCGGCATCGCGCTCGGCTTCGACCGGCTGGTGATGCTGGCGACCGGCGCGCAAAAGATCGAAGACGTCATCTGGACGCCGGTCGCCTGA
- the efp gene encoding elongation factor P: protein MKVIASSLRKGNVVDKDGKLYVILFAENIHPGKGTPVTQLDMRRIGDGVKVSERYRTTEQVERAYVEEREHTFLYRDGEGFHFMNPESYDQVAVSEAVVGDMAPYLLEGMAVQVSQFNGIAISLVLPQRATFEVVETEPTTKGQTASSSYKPAVLSNGVRTLVPPHIAPGTRVVVMTADGAYVERAKD, encoded by the coding sequence GTGAAAGTCATCGCCAGTTCGCTCCGCAAAGGCAATGTCGTCGACAAGGACGGCAAGCTTTATGTGATCCTCTTTGCCGAAAACATCCACCCCGGCAAGGGCACGCCGGTAACGCAGCTCGACATGCGCCGCATCGGCGACGGGGTGAAGGTGTCCGAGCGCTACCGCACCACCGAGCAGGTGGAGCGCGCCTATGTGGAAGAGCGCGAGCACACGTTCCTGTATCGCGACGGCGAAGGCTTTCACTTCATGAACCCGGAAAGCTACGACCAGGTCGCGGTGTCGGAAGCCGTGGTCGGTGACATGGCGCCTTACCTGCTGGAAGGCATGGCCGTGCAGGTGTCGCAGTTCAACGGCATCGCCATTTCCCTGGTGCTGCCGCAGCGCGCCACCTTCGAAGTGGTGGAAACCGAGCCGACGACCAAGGGACAGACGGCCTCCTCCTCCTACAAGCCGGCCGTGCTTTCCAACGGCGTGCGCACGCTGGTGCCGCCGCACATCGCGCCGGGCACCCGCGTGGTGGTGATGACGGCCGATGGGGCTTATGTGGAGCGGGCGAAGGACTGA